Within the Cervus elaphus chromosome 13, mCerEla1.1, whole genome shotgun sequence genome, the region TATAACTGCAGAAAGAGTGTTCTGAAAATACATGGTGCAGAATTTTGGAGAGAACAAGCTTGATGTATTTGAGGAACAGTAACAAGGTCAGGTTGTCTGGAGAACAGGAAGAGGAGTGGTAAGAAATGAAGTTGTCTGTAGAGGTTAGTAGAAATGAGATTGTGTagggcctgcagtccatggaaagGAAGTTAAGCAGAATCATGACaactgatttacattttaaaatttgctctGGCTGCAGTGTAGAGAAAGAATTGGAGGGGCAGAAATTGAAGCAGAGATGTAACAGGGGACTGCTGCAATTATGAGATGATAGTGACTTAGAGTAGGTAAGTGGTaggggagatggagagaaatgGACATATCTTTGAAGTAGTGCCAATAGGGCTTATTGATGAATTGAATGTATGGGATGAAGGACAAGAAAGGACTCAAGAAGACTcctgactttttttcccctttgtctaAGCAGTATAGTGTATGTTGATGCCATTTATTGAGATGGGAAAAGCTTGaggctcagttgctaagttgtgtccaactttttgtgaccccaaggactgtagctggccaggcttctctgtccatgggatttttccaggcaagaatactggagtgggtaactatttcctccaggggctcttcccaacccagagatctaacccacatattctgccttggcaggtggattctttacttctgagccacctgaAAAGCTGTGAGAAAAGCTTGGGAAGGAACAAATTGGGGGATGTTGAGTGTTAGgctgaaaaaattaagaattctgtTTTGGACATTTATGAGATGCCTAATCTTTGCGGGGATTGTCCAGTGTGTGAGTTTTCATCTTTATGTTTTATGGAAAACCTTTCTGGGAAATCAATCTCTTCTTATTGAAAGAATGACAGTATTCTGTGTCATGCTATACTGGTTATGTTGGCTGCATAtagttttcctcctttttttaaaaaaaaaaattaagatatagcTTGCATACAGTAATAATGCATAGATGTTAAATGCCCAATTCAGTAAATTTTGCTAGATGTGTATAACCTTGTAACTACAGCATCAGtaaaaacaaagaacatttttattactCCTCAAGTCCCTCTGCCTCTTTCTAGTCAGTTTTCCTCCCTAAAGGTGGAAGACTTCTGATTTTTCTCACTATAGTTACTCTTGTAGAAATTCTTATAAATAGACTCATATAAATGTATCTGTGTGACTTTCCGTTTTTGAGTATCATCTCTGTTGTATTAGTAGCATAAgtagtttgttattttttattgttaagtgGTGTTCTGTGGTATAATTAATACCATGATTtgtttcctctcttctccttgtttccagtttttgactgTTGTTATAAAGGTACTTTGTACACTTGTGTACAAGTCTTTTTgttaatatatgtttttatttctcctgggTAAATCCTAGAAAGGAAATTTTGGGTCACAGatatatatttgatattataagaaactgccaacctCTTTTCCAGAGTGCATGTATCATTTTACACTGTCAGCAGTTACAGGTTGTTTCAGTGCTTCGCACTGTCACAGACATTTGGTGCTTTCATTTTTGGTCTGTAGTGTGGATATAGTGTCTATGGTGGTCTTTTCACaatctaataattttttaaatgtaaagtatacattttatcatataaaatgtatcattttaacagtttttaagtgtacagttcagtggcattgagTTCACTTACATTgtcatgcaaccatcaccatcatgAACTTTTTTATCATAtcaaactgaaactttgtacctgtTAAATAGTAACACTTCATTTCctgctctcccagcccctggaaaccaccattctactttctgcccCTGTGAGGTTGACTATTCTAGATACCTCAtgtgagtggaatcatacaaGTTACATCCTTCTGTGtcttatttcactttcacttaatgtcttcaaggttcatctatgttgtaacaTATATCTAAACCTTcctttttttaagactgaatgatACTGCATTTTTATGGAGTGTTTGTGCATTCATCCATCCTGGACTTTTGGGTGTCTCATTGTGTTTCAATTCACATTTCCCTGTTAATTAATGATGTTCAAcagcttttcatatgtttattgactATTCATATAACTTCTTTTGACTGCTttaaaaaactgatgttttctttttagttcttATTTGTAAGTATTCTGGATCCTATctcttgtgaatattttctccttaattgtggctttccttttctttttttttcttttcttgttttggtgTGCTTATAATAGAGGGCAGAAACATCTTTTTGCCATCATAAATCTGGGAGTTTTCTTGAAATGCTTGATCCTTGGAGGTAGCCTTCACTGGGATGATGTTGAGATGGGGCTAGATTATATGGAATACCtccctaaatattttttttaacagtaccTTTGTTTTAAATGTATGATTATCTTAACCCATCTAGAGCATGATttggtttgaaaaaaaattgaaaatgatttgttttggaaaaaagaTAGTTTTCTACTATGGTGTATTGTAATCAAAGCTAGGTGGTTTTACCTTTTGACTGACTGAGGCTTTATCTTGAGAAAATTATTCAAGATAAGCACAGAATGAAATTGATCATTGCTGCATTAACTATAATTGTGAAAAATTGAGttatctaaatgtccactgaggaaaaaaatgatatgTGAATGCAATGGAATAGCACATACACATGGAAAATATGCTATTTTACTAAGAAGCTGCCTTTATGCTCTGATTACAAGTATGTAAATATCCATTATAATCTCTGCTGTAaattccccatctgtaaaatgggttagTAAAGTAGCTGTCTCATAGGGTTGTCATGAAGATTGAAGGCCCCTAAAGAAGGCCCCTAAAGTTTTAACTCAGTCCTGAGACATAGTAAAATGAGCACTAAATTACTAGCTGCTGCTATTGTTACACAATATAATAGTATGTGTGTAAAGGCTGTGGGATTACATGTGTTccattcactttttattttcttaatggtgattctccccccccccaccctttcTGTTAGCTATTACTGTATTAAATCATTACCAAATTCAGACCATCACCTGTATCAGTCTTGGTCTTGAATCTCaactttttcccttctccattgcTTCTACCTATTCCATCTTGCCACTATCTCTTAAATAGGCTGCTCTAGTTGCCTCCCAGCGTCTTTTTTTCAACACCTCTTCCAATTTGTATTCTTTAATGATGATTTTTGATGAGCAggacttttaaattttgatgaaatcgaactcatcaaaattttttcttttatgatgagtacttttttctgttttgtctaaAAAATCTTTCTCTACTCTAAGGTCACTtagatgttctgtttttttttttccccctagtagttttagttttaacttttatgtttagtttattttgaattaattttttgtatCTGATATGGGATAGGAATAGAAAGATATTTTGTTCTCGTATATATCTGGTtgttctagcaccatttattgaaaaatccTTTTTGATTTTTCCATTGATTTATCTTGATACCTTGTGATCAGAAGTCAGTTAACCATGTGTGTACACGTCTGCTTCTAAACTCTGTTCAGTTCATCTGGTTATCTCCTCGCACCAATACCACATTGATTTctatagctttatagtaaaaCTTGAAATAAGGTAGTGTAAAACAAcggcctttgtttttcttttatatgattgttttggctattctaagtattttgcatttccatatagaTTTTAGGACCAGTTTTCCAGTTTCTCCAAAAAGGCCAACTGGgatctttatttatatttgatcTGCAGATCAACTTGAGGAGAATTGATAACGTTAAGCTCTTCAGTCTGTGAGTGTGTACATcgctccatttatttagatcttcttttaaTGTTTCTCAGCAATCTTTTGTAGTTTTTATCATAGAGGTCCAGCACAGTTTTCATTAGATATGTTCCtaagtttttgtgtgttttagtactattttaaacagtgttttgaagtttcatttttggttgtttgttgCTATTGTATAAAATacagttgtttattttatattgagcaTGTATCCTGTGATCTTGCTAAAGTCATGCTCAGTTgtttcgtgtccgactctttgtgaccccgtggactgcagcctgccaggctcatctgtccatgggattcttcaggcaagaatactggagtgggttgccatatcctcctccaggggatcttcccgacccagggatcgaacccatgtctcttatgtttcctgcattggcaggcagttctttaccattagtgccagctgggaagccctgctaAAGTTTCATACTAGTaggatttttttggggggagggggtgcattccttagggttttctacatgCACAGTCAacaataaaatttacaaataaaaataactttacatcttcatttccaatatttttgctttttatttctttttcttattgcaGTAGCTAACACCTATAATATAATGTTGAATAAGAAGTAGAACTGGTGAGAGTAGATATTCTTGCCTTGTCCCAGTCTTCAGGGGAAAGAATTCATTGTTTCACCATTAATATGATGTTATCTATAATTGTTTTATAGATGCCACTGCTCCCTTTTTATGTCATGgatgatgttgaattttgtcagattaTCTTTCTGCATTTGTTGACATGATCATACATGATTTCCCAtttgttttgttaatgtggtagaagacattgattttttttttttttttttttaaccattgatttatatttttatttggaaatgtttaTACCAATACAGTGAAACTAAATTTTAAACACTGGATGTCATTAGCTTGGATATCcttagtttattataaaagaggAACATGGAAATTATTTACATGATGAAAGATTTCAGAACTTCAGTGGAATGGGCAGCTTCAAGTGATGCCATTTCAATAGTGACTTATTTCAGTCAACATATTTCCCAAGAATGTCACCATCTCTAAATAAGAAATAATCCTTGTCGTCTAGAACTACTTTGGTGCCTCCATATTCTGGGAGAAGAACTTTATCTCCAACTTTCACACTAACTGGCTGAATCTCTCCACCCTTTCCTTTAGAGCCTGATCCAACAGCTACCACCGTTGCTTGCAATacttttccttgtgatttttctGGAAGCATAATGCCTCCTTTGGTTACAGTTTCGGCTGCACTTCTTTCAACTAATACTCGGTCAAAGAGGGGAAGAAACTTTCTGAATGCCTGTCCTGCCATGACTCCGGCTGCCGCAGTTcgcactctgattttttttttttattgacctTTTTGTTTGAGATAGCTGTAGATCCATATGTActtataagaaataatacagagagattcCTTATACCCTGACTGATTTTCCCTGttggtaacatcttgcaaaacaATAGTACGGTGTCACTACCAGGATATTGACATCATATGGTCAAGATGCAGAATGTTCCCTTACCACAGGCATCCCTCATGTTGCTCATTTATAGCCATCCCTGTTTCCCTGTGTCTCTGCCTCTTCTATCACTCCTGGGAACCactcttcttttctccatttctatagCTATCATTTCAAGAGTATTacacaaatggaatcataaagaATGTAATCTTTTGGggttggcttttttcactttttctccataCCACGGTTTGTGTTTAACCTTTGACACGTGGAAAGTCATCTAGCCTGTTCCAGTTTGAGGCTATTAGAAGTAAACCTGATAGACACATTCAAGTACAGGTTTTTTCGTGAGTTACGTCTTCCATTCTCTGAGATAAATGACTAGTCGTGCAACTGCTGGGTCATGTAAGAGTTGCGTGTttagttgttttttattttaatagcctCCGTTttggctatttatttatttttggctgcgctggatctttgttggctgcgtgcaggctttctgtGGTTGCACTGTGCTGGCTTAGGAGTTGTGGagatgagcttagttgccccacagcatgtggaatcttcctggaccagggatcaaacccatgtcccctgcattggcaggcagattcttaaccactggaccagcagagatGTCTGCATgtttagacttctttttttttttaagttaaaaaatggcCGCACCGTTTAGTAGTTCCGTCAGCAGTGCATGAATGTGTGAGTTAttcagtttttccacatccttagCTTGTAGGTGGTGTGTCAGCGTTCTTTATTTTAGCTGTTCTAGTGGGCATTAGTAGTGTATCATTGTGGTTTTAGCTTACATTTCCCTAGTGGTTAAtgtaatgatgttgaacatcttttcatgtacttatttgccatctgtatagcTCTTTGTTGAAatgtcttttgtgtcttttgCCCACTatggattggatttttttttttccccatcactgAATTTTgggagttctttatgtattctagatACTGGTCGTTAGTCTTTGTCATAtgtatgatttgtaaatattttttcccagtctgtaacttttttaaaaatcctcctaATCAGGATCCTTTTGCAGAATGAAAGTTTTTACTTTTCAAGAAGTCTGATCAGTTTCTCCTTAATAGGTCGTGCTTTTGGTGTCCAGTTGAAGAATTCATTGCCTCACCTTACATCCTGAAGGCTTCTCTTATGTTTttactaaaagttttatagtttgacattttacatttaagtctatgacccattttgagtaaatgtgtatatataaattatgaaaCTTAGATCAGGGTTGACTTTCTACTGATGAATATCCATTACCACTTGTCTTAACAACTGAAGCAAGGTATGCAGTATTTGTATTCTTTAACTGGAGATACAAAGCCTGATAAGATTATTAAACTCAGtatctatattattttatttttaaaaatatttcctgctTGGTTCATTGCAGAAGATTGTATTAATTCTCTtctactgactttttaaaaatttatttttgaatattttatatacttgttTATATTCTACATTATGTTTTGACATAATCAAATTGCCTAAATGGAAAATTATAGCAATATATATTATTAGTGAGTTGTATCCTCAGTAATAATATATATTGTTTAGGCATGAATTAACTCTTTTAATGTTTTTGCCTTAATCTTTTATCTGATGTTTTTACTGCaaccctttcatttcttttatttacataatttgttcaacttaaaagcattttatttacagttgatttatagtgcTGTGTTGAtgtttgctgtacagcaaagtgatccagtcaTATTATACattctctttaattttctcttctattatggtttatcacagggtattgaatatagttccttgtgctgtacagtaggaccttgctgtttatctatgttatatctaatagtttgcatctgctcatccTAAATTCCCAGTTCTTCCCTGCCCCACCTCTCCTCCTTGgcaacaagtctgttctctgtatctgtgagtttatttctgtttcacagatatgttcatttgtagcgtattttagatttcacattcaAGTGATATcacgtggtatttgtctttctctctgacttattttgcttagtctgatcatctctaggtccatccatgtagctgcaaatgtcattatcccattctttttatggctgagtgacatTCAGCTGTATATgagtaatgtgtatgtgtgtgtttgtatatatacacatatattttaacatctgtttttttcttttgagattttaatgtaaaaaagtaGAAACACAGATGGGGCACAAATGTGCATTTTATACCCAAAGATAATGTGGATAATTTGGTTATTACTCataacattttaacaaaataatcAGAAATTTAGTCATTCACATTAGTAATAACATTAAGAGTTCTTATTAAAGGAGTTTCTCATACATCATCTCACATTGGGAGATGATGTGTGCAGTGGGCAGATGGGAACAAAAAGcaatcaataaagaaaatgtgataagtAATCTAATAGTGATAATACTGTTTCTAGGAGATAATATtggaagtgctttttaaaaaatttgtttttaattggaggataattgctttacagtgttgtgttggtttctgccatacaacagcataAATCATCtgttatacatgtatcccctctctcttgaaactcctgcccacccccaccccactatTTGTGACAGAGTACCAGGTTAAGCTCCCAaaatgtctcctccctcttgaacatcccACCACCGCCACCCTACCTGTTGTGACAGAGTACCAGGTTAAGCCTTGAacacgaacagagatcattctgtcatttttgagattgcaaccaagtactgcattttggactcttgtttctatgatggctattccatttcttctaagggattcttgcccacactagtagatataatggtcatctgagttaaattcacccattccagttcattttagttctgattcctaaaatattgatgtttgcttttgccatctcctgtttgaccacttccaacttgccttgattcatggatctaacattcgtgacattgtacaagagacagtgatcaagaccatccccaagaaaaagaaatgcaaaaaggcaaaatggttgtctgaggaggcattataaatagctgagaaaagaagagaagctaaaggcaaaggagaaaaggaaagataaacccatttgaatgcagagttccaaagaatagcaggagagataagaaagccttcctcagctatcaaagcaaagaaataggggcaaacagtagaatgggaaagactagagatctcttcaagaaaactagagataccaagggaacatttcatgcaaag harbors:
- the LOC122706245 gene encoding 10 kDa heat shock protein, mitochondrial, producing the protein MAGQAFRKFLPLFDRVLVERSAAETVTKGGIMLPEKSQGKVLQATVVAVGSGSKGKGGEIQPVSVKVGDKVLLPEYGGTKVVLDDKDYFLFRDGDILGKYVD